The Dethiosulfovibrio peptidovorans DSM 11002 genome has a window encoding:
- a CDS encoding thiolase family protein, whose translation MGKPVILSACRTPGGKYGGSLSKKTAPDLGAIAIAEAIRRSGVSPDDLGEVIMGNGWQAGVGANPARIAMYRAGVPSSIPAFTVNKRCGSSVKTAMLIADRIRLGDIKAGVAGGMESASNVPYLLEGARWGYRMGDKTALDGLHRDGFMCPLAGMMMGATGEILAEENSISREEQDCYALESHRKAVAAIESGAFREEIVPVTIKDRKKGEITVDTDEIPRADTSLEKLAKLPPVFRKDGTISAGSSSALCDAGSAMVIADEDWARANGYEPLAEILGYSPGALDAEHMGLGPTVATPKALEMAGLKLEDMDLIELNEAFAVQVLAVHRNMPFDMDRCNVFGGAIALGHPIGATGAKLIATMVYGLRHRDQELGLVTACIGGGQGVAMVLKRL comes from the coding sequence ATGGGCAAACCGGTAATATTGAGCGCCTGTAGGACTCCCGGGGGTAAATACGGAGGTTCCCTTTCCAAGAAGACCGCTCCGGACCTGGGGGCCATAGCGATAGCCGAGGCTATAAGACGTTCCGGCGTATCACCGGACGACCTGGGAGAGGTGATAATGGGCAACGGATGGCAAGCGGGAGTGGGAGCCAACCCTGCCCGCATCGCCATGTATCGTGCCGGTGTTCCTTCGTCGATTCCGGCCTTCACGGTGAATAAGAGATGCGGTTCCAGCGTCAAGACCGCCATGCTGATAGCCGACAGGATCCGCCTGGGGGACATAAAGGCAGGGGTCGCCGGAGGGATGGAGAGCGCAAGCAACGTCCCCTACCTGCTGGAGGGAGCCAGATGGGGATACCGAATGGGAGACAAGACGGCCTTGGACGGCCTCCACAGGGACGGATTCATGTGTCCTCTGGCTGGGATGATGATGGGCGCCACCGGGGAGATTCTGGCGGAGGAAAACTCCATATCCCGAGAGGAACAGGACTGTTACGCCCTGGAAAGCCACAGAAAAGCCGTAGCGGCCATAGAGTCGGGGGCCTTCAGGGAAGAGATAGTTCCCGTGACCATAAAGGACCGTAAAAAGGGCGAGATAACGGTGGACACCGACGAGATACCCAGGGCTGACACCTCTCTGGAAAAGCTGGCGAAACTGCCCCCGGTGTTCCGAAAGGACGGTACCATCTCGGCGGGCAGCAGCTCAGCCCTCTGCGACGCCGGAAGCGCCATGGTCATAGCCGACGAGGACTGGGCAAGGGCTAACGGCTACGAGCCTCTGGCGGAGATACTGGGCTACTCTCCCGGAGCGCTGGACGCCGAACACATGGGGCTTGGACCTACCGTAGCCACCCCGAAAGCCCTGGAGATGGCCGGGCTGAAATTGGAGGACATGGATCTGATAGAGCTGAACGAGGCCTTCGCGGTGCAGGTCCTGGCGGTACATAGAAACATGCCCTTCGACATGGACAGATGCAACGTCTTCGGAGGAGCCATAGCCCTGGGACACCCCATAGGCGCGACCGGGGCCAAGCTCATAGCTACCATGGTCTACGGCCTCAGACACAGGGACCAGGAGCTCGGGCTGGTCACTGCCTGCATAGGCGGCGGCCAGGGGGTCGCCATGGTACTCAAACGCCTCTAG
- a CDS encoding DVU_1555 family C-GCAxxG-C-C protein, protein MDRRDDKTMDALDMRTAELSAQGYCCTQVVASVALDLICRDNPDLLRALHGFGGGMGGTKGICGALSGGIAFLGLYGGKGGPEEDRDEELYPMVAELKSWFLERWGTLECSELAGEEGERKSFVCPELVAETARKCISLLESRGINPENGR, encoded by the coding sequence ATGGACAGAAGGGATGATAAGACCATGGACGCTCTGGACATGAGAACCGCCGAGCTTTCCGCCCAGGGTTACTGCTGCACCCAGGTGGTGGCTTCGGTGGCGCTGGATCTCATATGCAGGGATAACCCGGATCTCCTCAGGGCCCTGCACGGCTTCGGAGGAGGGATGGGAGGGACCAAGGGAATATGCGGAGCCCTGTCGGGAGGGATAGCCTTTCTCGGCCTCTACGGGGGAAAGGGAGGCCCTGAGGAGGACAGGGACGAAGAGCTGTATCCCATGGTGGCCGAGCTGAAGAGCTGGTTTCTCGAAAGATGGGGGACCCTGGAGTGTTCCGAGCTGGCCGGAGAAGAGGGAGAGAGAAAGAGTTTCGTCTGCCCCGAACTGGTTGCTGAGACCGCCAGAAAGTGCATATCCCTCCTGGAGAGCCGAGGGATAAACCCGGAAAATGGAAGATAG
- a CDS encoding DVU_1557 family redox protein, which translates to MRPDPVAEAFARSEEWICDECGVELETEEVTLAYLGASFPAKIPRCPSCGMVFIPSTVALGKMLQVEQGLEDK; encoded by the coding sequence ATGAGGCCGGACCCCGTAGCTGAGGCCTTCGCCCGGTCGGAGGAATGGATCTGCGACGAATGCGGAGTCGAGCTAGAGACGGAGGAGGTCACATTGGCCTACCTGGGAGCTTCCTTCCCTGCAAAGATACCCAGATGCCCCAGTTGCGGCATGGTGTTCATCCCCTCCACCGTAGCCCTGGGCAAGATGCTCCAGGTGGAACAGGGACTGGAGGACAAATGA
- a CDS encoding pyridine nucleotide-disulfide oxidoreductase/dicluster-binding protein — protein sequence MDNRRMRELEEMCIQEDPPFCQAACPLGMDGRGLCSDLAAGTVDKARAKVEEGIPVPLLLCRICDEPCKTACPKGRSGDAISMALLERYSLENGKTPRKRPSFLPPRTDRIALVGSGLAAMAAMESLRAKRYLPRVYIPDGDLAARLREDDRMPRDLLDETLERLLEGLNVVAESPSLEELSEFDGVVIADGSPLRYPGPTDDVTFATEVAGLFSLPLPSGSPSTEARRGLEAVLSLERHLQGASLESERTKKADRNTRLRAPEDDTPSEAIVPRGGTYSSEEATAEAARCLTCQCLICHPWCLYLQEYGGSPRKYIRTYHNNLIINKGNRTANRMIDSCSLCGLCAEVCPTGLDVGQASLESRRKMVDTGHMPPSHHDYPLRDMASALEETDFLLDPTGGSPEWLFFPGCQLGASEPRWVTESYRYLTDRLESVALWVSCCGAPARWGGREALYMDVMDLWIERWEELGRPKVVTACSTCHGLLKERLPEDTAVTLWETMDKLGLPEEGDVSAETVTVSDPCTARDDRTAQEAVRNLLRRRGLALEEHPRSGRTTECCGFGGLVFSANPDLAKRSAARRVQEAGHPMVVSCAMCRELYARTGHPTWHILELLLSPEGKAPSPRPFPGWSARRENRKKLKAEMTSGTTPKKPSESLVMDEELRQNLDDRWIIEEEILKVIEEAQSGGPRLRRKDSDVYLAYSVLGQRTLWVEYSPEGNRWRIHDSYSHRMTIQEVTR from the coding sequence ATGGACAACCGCCGGATGAGGGAACTTGAGGAAATGTGTATCCAGGAAGACCCTCCCTTCTGTCAGGCAGCATGCCCTCTGGGCATGGACGGCAGGGGACTCTGTTCCGATCTGGCGGCGGGAACGGTCGACAAGGCCAGAGCGAAGGTGGAGGAGGGGATTCCCGTGCCCCTCCTCCTCTGTCGTATATGCGACGAGCCCTGCAAAACAGCCTGCCCGAAGGGACGCTCCGGAGACGCCATATCCATGGCACTTCTGGAGCGCTACTCCCTGGAGAACGGCAAGACTCCGAGAAAGAGGCCGTCCTTCCTGCCGCCAAGAACGGACCGAATAGCCCTCGTGGGCTCCGGGCTGGCCGCCATGGCCGCCATGGAGAGCCTGAGGGCTAAACGCTATCTGCCCCGGGTATACATCCCGGACGGAGACCTTGCCGCCCGACTGAGAGAGGACGACAGGATGCCTCGGGATCTGCTGGACGAGACGTTGGAACGACTTCTGGAAGGGTTGAACGTAGTGGCGGAGAGCCCTTCTCTGGAGGAGCTGTCCGAGTTCGACGGGGTCGTCATAGCAGACGGATCTCCCCTGAGATACCCCGGTCCGACGGACGACGTCACCTTCGCCACCGAAGTGGCCGGACTGTTCTCCCTGCCCCTGCCGTCCGGCTCCCCCTCCACCGAGGCCAGGAGAGGGCTGGAGGCGGTCCTCTCCCTGGAGAGACACCTACAGGGGGCCTCCCTTGAATCGGAACGGACGAAAAAGGCCGACAGAAACACCAGGCTGAGGGCACCGGAGGACGACACCCCATCGGAGGCGATCGTTCCCAGAGGGGGAACCTACAGCTCCGAGGAGGCCACAGCCGAGGCGGCCAGATGTCTTACATGTCAATGTCTCATATGCCACCCCTGGTGTCTGTATCTACAGGAATACGGGGGGTCGCCTAGAAAATATATAAGGACCTATCACAACAACCTCATAATCAACAAGGGAAACAGGACGGCCAACAGGATGATAGACTCCTGCAGCCTCTGCGGGCTATGCGCCGAGGTCTGCCCGACCGGTCTGGACGTAGGCCAGGCCAGCTTGGAGTCCAGGAGAAAGATGGTGGATACCGGCCACATGCCTCCGTCGCACCACGACTACCCCCTCAGGGACATGGCCTCCGCCCTGGAGGAGACAGACTTCCTGCTGGATCCCACCGGTGGCTCGCCCGAATGGCTTTTCTTCCCTGGATGCCAGCTGGGGGCATCCGAGCCTCGCTGGGTAACCGAATCCTACCGCTACCTTACGGACCGGCTCGAATCCGTCGCCCTATGGGTAAGCTGCTGCGGCGCCCCCGCCAGATGGGGAGGCAGAGAGGCCCTCTACATGGACGTAATGGACCTGTGGATCGAGAGATGGGAGGAGCTGGGCCGCCCCAAGGTCGTGACCGCCTGCTCCACCTGCCACGGTCTGTTGAAGGAAAGGCTTCCGGAGGACACAGCCGTCACCCTGTGGGAGACGATGGATAAACTGGGCCTCCCCGAGGAAGGAGACGTCTCCGCCGAGACTGTCACCGTCAGCGACCCCTGCACGGCCAGAGACGACCGGACAGCTCAAGAGGCGGTCAGGAACCTGCTTAGAAGGCGGGGCCTGGCCCTGGAGGAACATCCCCGTTCCGGCAGGACCACCGAATGCTGCGGCTTCGGAGGACTGGTCTTCTCAGCCAACCCCGACCTGGCGAAAAGGTCCGCCGCCAGAAGGGTACAGGAGGCAGGACACCCTATGGTGGTATCCTGCGCCATGTGCCGGGAGCTATACGCCAGGACCGGTCATCCCACCTGGCATATACTGGAACTGCTACTCTCCCCCGAGGGTAAGGCACCGTCGCCCAGGCCGTTCCCCGGTTGGAGCGCCAGACGGGAGAACCGCAAGAAGCTCAAGGCCGAGATGACGTCGGGAACGACCCCGAAAAAACCGTCCGAATCGCTCGTCATGGACGAGGAACTGAGGCAAAATCTGGACGACCGATGGATAATAGAGGAGGAGATTCTCAAGGTCATAGAGGAAGCCCAGTCGGGAGGTCCCAGGCTCAGGAGAAAGGACTCGGATGTATATCTAGCCTACTCGGTGCTGGGTCAGAGGACCCTGTGGGTAGAGTACTCTCCCGAGGGAAACCGCTGGAGGATCCACGACTCCTACAGCCATCGAATGACCATCCAGGAGGTGACGAGATGA
- a CDS encoding phenylacetate--CoA ligase family protein produces MDLVKELNSSIERMRAVPYWRERLKNCPKRLESPEDLLSFPLLEEGELRRRGREMVLVPPGDIGRIVTLRSSGTTGPPKRVYLSPVDLERTVRYFAWGLTTFCSSGDRLAVLYPGESRWSVRDMLITAAKKVGLVATARGSMDLRELMEGLTEGRWDVLAGTPAQLAAVARELKGRRFRIRLRSALSSGALLSHRTREAFSEATGAEIFDHWGCREGGYGGALECRSHRGMHMRPGILAEVLDRRGNPSPDETPGALVITTYGAHGMPLLRYKTGDLALLDRSPCHCGNGYPRLSVLGRLEEIGTDDPMDWASDLEGWGKRPSSFQGSGKRAPSAT; encoded by the coding sequence ATGGATTTAGTAAAAGAGCTCAACTCGTCCATAGAGAGGATGAGGGCCGTCCCCTACTGGAGGGAGAGACTGAAAAACTGCCCGAAGAGGCTGGAATCCCCGGAGGACCTGCTATCTTTCCCGCTGCTCGAAGAGGGCGAACTGCGCCGCCGTGGGAGGGAGATGGTGCTGGTTCCTCCGGGAGACATAGGGAGGATAGTCACACTGAGGTCCTCCGGCACCACCGGGCCACCCAAGAGGGTATATCTGTCGCCGGTGGACCTGGAGAGGACGGTCCGCTACTTCGCCTGGGGGCTCACCACCTTCTGCTCCTCCGGCGACAGACTGGCGGTCCTCTATCCCGGCGAGTCCAGATGGTCCGTCAGGGATATGCTGATTACGGCGGCGAAGAAAGTCGGCCTTGTCGCCACGGCCAGAGGATCCATGGATCTTCGGGAGCTCATGGAAGGGCTGACCGAGGGCAGATGGGACGTCCTGGCAGGGACCCCGGCACAGCTGGCCGCTGTGGCCAGGGAACTGAAAGGACGACGGTTTCGAATTCGACTGAGATCGGCCCTGTCCTCCGGGGCCCTGTTAAGCCATCGGACGAGGGAGGCCTTCTCGGAAGCCACCGGAGCGGAGATATTCGATCACTGGGGATGCAGGGAGGGAGGCTACGGAGGAGCGCTGGAATGCCGCTCCCACAGGGGCATGCACATGAGGCCGGGCATACTGGCCGAGGTCCTGGACCGCCGGGGGAATCCCAGTCCGGACGAAACGCCTGGGGCTCTGGTCATAACCACCTACGGAGCCCACGGCATGCCGCTACTTCGATACAAGACCGGAGACCTGGCCCTGTTGGACCGGTCCCCATGCCACTGCGGCAACGGCTATCCGAGACTATCCGTACTGGGAAGGCTCGAAGAGATCGGAACCGACGATCCCATGGACTGGGCAAGCGATCTGGAGGGCTGGGGCAAAAGGCCCTCGTCATTTCAGGGATCGGGAAAGAGGGCCCCGAGTGCGACGTAG
- a CDS encoding 3-oxoacid CoA-transferase subunit B yields the protein MLPVLDGELIRHRIARRIAMDLEDGSVVNLGIGIPTLVSDHIPEGVEVVFQTENGVVGAGPKPEKTDWRFIGAGGRCLTILPGGALVASDFSFGMIRGGHLDATVLGALQIDEDANLANWMVPGKMVPGMGGAMDLVSGARRVIVATTHVTKKGEPKIIPKCTLPLTGANVVDTVVTEFALFRFMEGKLTLCEIAPEVTLEDIEEHTAASFAVVKDLPTMKGCDMEKEEREA from the coding sequence ATGCTTCCCGTACTTGATGGAGAACTGATACGCCATCGAATAGCCCGACGGATCGCGATGGACCTGGAGGACGGCTCGGTCGTAAACCTGGGGATAGGAATTCCCACCCTGGTATCGGACCACATACCGGAAGGAGTCGAGGTCGTCTTCCAGACAGAGAACGGAGTGGTCGGAGCGGGACCTAAACCGGAAAAGACCGACTGGCGCTTCATAGGCGCAGGAGGCAGATGTCTGACCATACTGCCAGGAGGCGCCCTGGTGGCCAGCGACTTCAGCTTCGGAATGATAAGAGGCGGCCATCTGGACGCCACCGTGCTGGGAGCCCTCCAGATAGACGAGGACGCCAATCTGGCTAACTGGATGGTACCGGGCAAGATGGTGCCGGGAATGGGAGGAGCCATGGACCTGGTCTCGGGGGCCAGAAGGGTCATAGTCGCCACCACCCACGTAACCAAAAAGGGAGAACCCAAGATAATACCCAAGTGCACCCTCCCCCTAACCGGAGCCAACGTGGTGGACACGGTAGTCACCGAATTCGCCCTGTTCCGTTTTATGGAGGGGAAGCTGACCCTCTGCGAGATAGCACCGGAGGTCACACTCGAGGACATAGAGGAACACACGGCAGCCTCCTTCGCCGTGGTAAAGGACCTACCCACTATGAAGGGCTGCGACATGGAGAAAGAGGAGCGTGAAGCCTGA
- the trsS gene encoding radical SAM (seleno)protein TrsS, with amino-acid sequence MEDREIGRTESLCPECLRRIPAARVRQGSRVFLEKTCPEHGDFSSIIWRGRPSMEDWYRRLSRSPRGNPQTSEMEGCPYDCGLCPDHRQGTCTAVLEVTKRCDLRCPFCFADGSEGGSDVPVNELIRRLETLSKREECVLQLSGGEPTVRDDLPYIVERARSMGFDFIQLNSNGLRISRDLPYLKKLARAGLDSVYLQFDGVDDSVHRAMRGRPMARIKSRALENCSRTGVAATLVATLVPERNLDQIGRIIRYGLSRVPTVRGVHLQPVSYFGRIPYRPKDEDRVTLPEVLELVESQTEGLFAKRHLVPPGUEHSLCSWHGDFVIDDAGRPRPSPRGSCREKDEAEGHRSGTVRNVKGRWSPPTAPFKLDGPFALWDRFLAKRSRRTFTLSCMAFQDCYTVDLERLKNCCIHVVGPGGRLIPFCARYCTASDGTPLYPER; translated from the coding sequence ATGGAAGATAGGGAAATCGGCAGGACCGAGAGCCTCTGCCCCGAGTGCCTCAGGAGGATCCCCGCCGCAAGGGTAAGGCAGGGATCCCGAGTTTTCCTGGAGAAGACCTGCCCCGAACACGGAGACTTCTCGTCGATCATATGGCGAGGGCGCCCATCCATGGAGGACTGGTACCGCCGCCTAAGTCGCTCTCCCCGAGGCAATCCCCAGACATCCGAGATGGAGGGATGTCCCTATGACTGCGGACTCTGCCCGGATCATCGTCAGGGAACCTGCACCGCCGTCCTGGAGGTTACGAAGAGATGCGACCTCCGATGTCCCTTCTGTTTCGCCGACGGAAGCGAAGGCGGCTCGGACGTCCCTGTGAACGAACTGATACGACGGCTGGAGACCCTCTCAAAAAGGGAGGAATGCGTCCTCCAGCTATCCGGAGGGGAGCCGACCGTTAGGGACGACCTGCCCTATATCGTGGAAAGAGCCAGATCCATGGGATTCGACTTCATCCAGCTCAACAGCAACGGACTCAGAATATCCCGAGACCTACCCTATCTGAAGAAACTGGCCCGAGCTGGTCTCGACTCGGTATATCTTCAGTTCGACGGGGTGGACGACTCGGTCCACCGGGCCATGAGAGGCCGCCCCATGGCGAGGATCAAGTCGAGAGCCTTGGAGAACTGCTCCCGGACGGGAGTGGCTGCGACACTGGTGGCGACCTTGGTGCCCGAGCGAAACCTGGACCAGATAGGAAGGATAATCCGATACGGACTGTCCCGCGTTCCCACTGTCAGGGGAGTTCACCTCCAGCCGGTAAGCTATTTCGGCAGGATACCCTACAGACCGAAGGACGAGGACAGGGTGACCCTTCCGGAGGTCCTGGAGCTGGTGGAATCCCAGACCGAAGGTCTCTTCGCCAAAAGACACCTGGTCCCCCCCGGGTGAGAGCACTCACTGTGCTCCTGGCATGGAGACTTCGTGATAGACGACGCGGGACGGCCCAGACCGAGCCCCAGAGGAAGCTGCCGCGAAAAAGACGAGGCGGAAGGTCACCGGTCGGGAACGGTGAGAAACGTCAAGGGAAGATGGTCCCCTCCCACTGCTCCATTCAAATTGGACGGCCCCTTCGCCCTTTGGGACCGCTTTCTGGCAAAGAGGTCCCGGCGGACCTTTACACTGTCCTGCATGGCCTTCCAGGACTGCTACACCGTCGACCTGGAAAGGCTGAAGAACTGCTGCATCCACGTGGTGGGCCCCGGGGGCAGGCTGATCCCCTTCTGCGCCAGGTACTGCACCGCCTCCGACGGAACCCCTCTATACCCGGAGAGATGA
- a CDS encoding class I SAM-dependent methyltransferase, translated as MSLYEDLALADGDMHPGGSEATKRLIEFGRPYCGLRALDVGSGRGDGLETLHRSGFTTWGIEPSPILADMAAKRAPYSTVEIGRSESLPFPDDFFDLVIFECVLSLTDPSTALRETVRVLRPSGKALIQDLVGRATGEGCLGGCRTLEGWREAIEGSGLSVTKLIRTDLEVKSYWASAVFHGRPLPCCESGPTSIGEFLCEAVKNGQKG; from the coding sequence ATGAGCCTCTACGAAGACCTGGCCCTAGCCGATGGAGACATGCACCCCGGCGGAAGTGAGGCAACAAAAAGGCTCATAGAGTTCGGCCGTCCCTACTGCGGTCTGAGAGCCCTGGACGTGGGATCAGGCAGAGGAGACGGACTGGAGACGCTGCACCGATCGGGCTTCACCACCTGGGGAATCGAGCCGTCCCCCATCCTGGCCGACATGGCGGCGAAGAGGGCTCCCTACTCCACCGTCGAGATAGGAAGGTCCGAATCGCTTCCCTTTCCCGACGATTTCTTCGACCTGGTGATCTTCGAGTGCGTCCTGTCCCTCACGGACCCATCGACTGCCCTCAGGGAGACCGTCCGGGTTCTTAGGCCCTCGGGAAAGGCTTTGATCCAGGATCTGGTAGGCAGGGCGACGGGAGAGGGATGTCTCGGAGGATGCAGGACCCTGGAGGGATGGCGGGAGGCAATCGAGGGCTCCGGCCTTTCCGTGACCAAACTGATCCGGACGGATCTAGAGGTGAAAAGCTACTGGGCCTCCGCCGTCTTTCACGGAAGGCCTCTGCCGTGCTGCGAAAGTGGACCGACCTCCATAGGCGAGTTTCTATGCGAGGCGGTGAAGAATGGACAGAAGGGATGA
- a CDS encoding molybdopterin-dependent aldehyde oxidoreductase: MSKLSKKRIEVNGVQMDVAADDNEMLVNVIRRQLGLTGTKLGCGKGQCGACNVIMDGKVVRSCITKWSKVPECAEILTVEGLGTPTALHAIQWAFIANAAVQCGFCTPGFIMAAKALLDENPSPTREEVREWFQKTRNVCRCTGYRHIVDAVMEAAEVLRGEKPMTDFAKKLNPDGTLWGSSYPRPSAAFKVTGLWDFGDDARDKLPEGALYAAIAQAEVSHANIKSIDTSEAEAMPGVFKVITAKDVKGNNRINGLTFPSNKGDGWDRPILCDEKIFQYGDAYAMVCADTEEHAREAAKAIKVDLEVLPAYLNAMDAKADDAIEIHPGTPNVYYEQGIIKGDETSEIMKKCAFEVDGDFYLQRQPHLTMETDVGYGYYDEDGVLCIHSKSIGIHIHHAMIVDGLGLEPEKLRLIQNNAGGTFGYKFSPTMESLIGVAVMATDRPVFLRYDMEQHITYTGKRSPFWMNMRYGADEKGQIKAMESEYYVDHGPYSEFGDLLTVRGVQFMGSPYGIENIRGKGYTVCTNHAWGSAFRGYGSPQAFLATEVLMDMLAEKMGMDPLDIREKNVNVCAETGGTFPSGQPFDAYPFPEMVRRIRPKYEEAKKKAKAESTDQVKRGVGISLGIYGCGLDGEDSSSAAVEMLPDGVRVYDAWEDHGQGADAGTRGTASKALEPLGLKPEQIKLYKNDTAKCPNSGPAGGSRSQVMTGNAIRVACEKLLHSLEKDDGTYRTYDEMVAEKLPLKYEGTWTATMCSACDPVTGQGEPFPVYMYGLFMTEVAVDVATGKTTVEGMTLIGDVGTINNKEVVDGQLYGGMAQGIGLALTEDFEDIDRQRTIASCGVPYIKDIPDALTLDYVETPREHGPFGAAGCGELPLTSPHASVINAIHDATGAWVTHLPATPAKVKAAMEELR; this comes from the coding sequence ATGTCGAAATTGAGCAAAAAGCGCATCGAGGTAAACGGCGTTCAGATGGACGTGGCGGCCGACGATAACGAGATGCTGGTCAACGTCATCCGCAGGCAGCTCGGACTCACTGGAACGAAACTGGGATGCGGCAAAGGACAGTGTGGAGCCTGCAACGTCATAATGGACGGCAAGGTTGTAAGATCCTGCATAACCAAATGGAGCAAGGTCCCCGAATGCGCCGAGATACTGACGGTCGAGGGGCTCGGCACTCCTACCGCGCTTCACGCCATACAGTGGGCCTTCATAGCCAACGCCGCGGTTCAGTGCGGCTTCTGCACCCCTGGCTTCATCATGGCGGCCAAGGCGTTGCTGGACGAAAACCCCTCCCCCACCAGGGAAGAGGTCCGAGAATGGTTCCAAAAGACCAGAAACGTCTGCCGATGCACCGGCTACAGACACATAGTCGACGCTGTAATGGAGGCTGCCGAGGTGCTAAGAGGCGAAAAGCCTATGACCGACTTCGCCAAAAAGCTCAACCCGGACGGGACCCTCTGGGGCTCCTCCTATCCCAGACCCAGCGCCGCCTTCAAGGTCACAGGTCTCTGGGATTTCGGCGACGACGCCAGGGACAAGCTGCCTGAAGGGGCACTCTACGCGGCCATAGCCCAGGCCGAGGTCTCCCACGCCAACATAAAATCCATAGACACCTCCGAGGCAGAGGCGATGCCGGGAGTCTTCAAGGTCATAACCGCCAAGGACGTCAAGGGGAACAACCGTATCAACGGCCTGACCTTCCCGAGCAACAAGGGAGACGGATGGGACCGCCCCATTCTCTGCGACGAGAAGATATTCCAGTACGGCGACGCCTACGCTATGGTCTGCGCCGACACGGAGGAACATGCCAGAGAGGCGGCCAAGGCGATCAAGGTCGACCTGGAGGTCCTTCCAGCCTACCTCAACGCCATGGACGCCAAGGCGGACGACGCCATAGAGATCCATCCGGGAACGCCCAACGTCTACTACGAGCAGGGGATAATCAAGGGCGACGAGACCTCGGAGATAATGAAAAAATGCGCCTTCGAGGTGGATGGAGATTTCTACCTACAGAGACAGCCCCATCTGACCATGGAAACCGACGTGGGATACGGCTACTACGACGAGGACGGGGTTCTCTGCATCCACTCCAAGAGCATCGGAATCCACATACACCACGCCATGATAGTGGACGGTCTTGGCCTCGAGCCGGAGAAACTCCGTCTCATACAGAACAACGCCGGCGGAACCTTCGGCTATAAGTTCAGCCCCACCATGGAATCCCTCATAGGGGTAGCGGTTATGGCCACGGACAGGCCCGTTTTCCTGCGTTACGACATGGAGCAGCACATAACCTACACGGGCAAGAGATCGCCGTTCTGGATGAACATGCGCTACGGAGCGGACGAAAAGGGACAGATAAAGGCCATGGAGTCGGAATACTACGTAGACCACGGCCCCTACTCGGAGTTCGGAGACCTTCTGACGGTCAGAGGGGTTCAGTTCATGGGATCCCCCTACGGTATAGAGAACATAAGGGGAAAGGGATACACCGTCTGCACCAACCACGCCTGGGGCTCGGCCTTCCGGGGATACGGGTCTCCTCAGGCCTTCCTGGCGACGGAGGTCCTGATGGACATGCTTGCGGAGAAGATGGGCATGGACCCCCTGGATATAAGGGAGAAAAACGTTAACGTCTGCGCCGAGACCGGCGGGACCTTCCCGTCGGGACAACCCTTCGACGCCTATCCGTTCCCCGAGATGGTCCGGCGAATACGCCCCAAATACGAGGAGGCCAAGAAGAAGGCCAAGGCCGAGTCCACCGACCAGGTCAAACGTGGCGTGGGAATCTCTCTGGGCATATACGGTTGCGGCCTGGACGGAGAGGACAGCAGCTCCGCCGCGGTAGAGATGCTCCCCGACGGGGTCAGAGTCTACGACGCCTGGGAGGATCACGGCCAGGGAGCGGACGCCGGTACCAGAGGCACCGCGTCCAAGGCGCTCGAGCCACTGGGGCTGAAACCGGAACAGATAAAGCTCTACAAAAACGACACGGCCAAGTGCCCCAACTCGGGACCTGCCGGAGGCAGCCGTTCCCAGGTTATGACCGGCAATGCCATAAGGGTGGCCTGCGAGAAACTCCTCCACTCCCTCGAAAAGGACGACGGCACCTACCGAACCTACGACGAGATGGTCGCTGAGAAGCTGCCCCTCAAGTACGAGGGAACCTGGACAGCCACCATGTGCTCCGCCTGCGATCCCGTCACGGGACAGGGAGAGCCCTTCCCCGTCTACATGTACGGCCTTTTCATGACCGAGGTCGCCGTGGACGTAGCCACGGGAAAGACCACCGTCGAGGGAATGACCCTTATAGGCGACGTGGGAACCATAAACAACAAGGAGGTCGTGGACGGACAACTTTACGGAGGTATGGCCCAGGGCATAGGCCTGGCTCTCACGGAGGATTTCGAGGACATAGACAGACAGAGGACAATAGCCTCCTGCGGAGTGCCCTACATCAAGGACATACCGGACGCCCTGACGCTGGACTACGTCGAGACCCCGAGGGAACACGGCCCCTTCGGAGCCGCCGGATGCGGCGAGCTTCCTCTGACTTCACCTCACGCCTCGGTGATAAACGCAATCCACGACGCCACGGGAGCCTGGGTAACCCATCTGCCAGCAACCCCTGCAAAAGTTAAGGCAGCCATGGAGGAACTCCGTTAG